The nucleotide window ACAttcaaaacataagaagagccttgccggATTAGACCAAAGggctacctagtccagcatccccatttctttcagCGGCagagcagatgcctatgggaagtgaAGCAGGACACAGGCACAATTGCCCTCTCTCACTTGtgtctcccagcaactggtattcagaggtatgctgcctGTCATCCTAGAGATGGTAGTAATTGATTCTATGCATctgtctaatcccattttaaagccctCTTGGGTTGTGGTGGCAAATGCTGTGTAAAGAAGTCAACATGAGTGCATGAAAGATTTGGGAGGGATTTAGGATGAGGCCTAGGGCAGCAATGGAGCACATGTTTTCGTGCAGATCTTCCTAGATTCAATACTCAACACCTCCATTTAAGAGGGCCAGGTAGCAAACAACTTGaagccatggagagctgctgctagtcagagtagacagtacagggctagatggacaaatattctgacctgggataaggcagcttcctatgaattACAGATGCACAGACATTGCTGGTGAAATGAGTCTGCTTGAAATATTTAGATATCCTATTATAttataattaatttaaattaTGTTATGATAATTATAAGATTGTTCCACTCTGTCTGCATCTTGGTAACATCATGTGTATACTGTACAGtctcttgttttaattgctgtattgCATTTAAAGGGATTGTTTTAGTactatatgtattttaatgtttgtgtaactgTTTTTTATACTTTTAGGTAAACCACccgaagcctattttggcattaagcggtatgtaaattaaataataataatgtagcacTGTCGTGAAGATGTGTATCTCTGATATACTTTACCAGTAAAGAGGAAGTGGCTGAGAAATTGTGACGGAATGATACACAGTGCTTCTGAGAGACCTTTCACCCTTACTCGCAATATGGAGACAACAACTGTAGGActacattgcagggttgttgtgagtcaCTAAGCCCTGCCACAAACCCGCAACAATGGAAATAACAACTATGGAGCATGTATTTGCATCTGCAGACcgcttctcttaaaaaaaaagcgCATCTCAAATTACTTTTTCCATGCACAATCAGACCTTAGCTCGAAAGAGTATGCAATTCTGTCTTTGCTTCTCCTTTTTGTAGAGGGCGGGGGGGGGCGGTCGAATGCAATTAACAACACGCTACTACCCGGTCACGGCTTTGTGGTTTCTTCACTGTTTCCTATGCGTAGCTGTCACTTTTACCGGTTTACCGAGGGGTCGTGGCAGGAATGATATAAAAAACACCAGGAAGTTCCGTGTTCGGTCCAAGCAATTGCCAGTCTACTACCATCGTACGTCTATGGTGCACGTCCAGCCTCAGACTCGCTGTAGAGAGAAGTCACGCCCCTTCCCGTCTCGCCTCTTCCTCCCCACAATTCTTTGCGCGTTTGCgtcctcttcctttccctttttttttccAGGCGCCGCCGACGCCGCCATGGTGAGTCCTGATAGTGAAGGGAGGTGGGATTTGAATCGGTTGCAATCCTCCCCGAGGCGGTGGCGTGGATAGTGAGCGGTGTTGCGCCGGTGTGAGGAAGGGCCTGGAGCTCCTGGGAGGCCAGTATTGGCAGAGCCAGTACCTGGAGGCTGGAGAGACCGGACCGCGGAGAGGGCTGTTATTGGCAGGATGGGAGTTGGGCCTAGGAGCGTTGCACGGTTGGGGGAGCTGCTTAAGATCAGACATAGGAGGGGCAGCCTATACACATGTGTCTGTGTTCAGGCGTTGTAAAGGAAGAAGTAGATAATACCTCTTTGGTTTCACGTGATTACAGGGTTCGTTATACGGTGACGAACAAGCCAGATGAAAAACCGTGGGAGACGTGTGTGGCATAGCCCCTCAGTGCATGTATTTTTGTAGGCGGTCCCAAGTTTCAATCCCTGACATGGTCAGACgcttgtctgaaattctggagagctgttgGCAGTCTGTGTGAGCACTACTGAGATAGGTGGAATAATATCTGACttggtagcttcctgtgttcctgaaaTACTTCTCAGCATTTTAAATACCTCTTAATAAAATAGTTGATCCAACCTTTGAATGATGTATTTAGTAGCTTTAGATTAGAGATAGGGGCTTAAATTGTCATTAACAACAaccaacctgtggtcctccaggtgcctTTGAGACTCCCAACTCTCTTCGACCAATAGGGTGAGTAGGTAGaggttatgggagttgtagttttaacaatatctgaagagctagagattccccattcctgctgtacATGCTGACCAATGAGGTTTATAATATATAGCAGCAGTAGGTGTGGCTATTGTGAGAGATGAGTCTAGGAGGTGAAAGTTACTTTGAGTAGTTGAATTTTTTACATATAGAAGTGAGGGGGGAGAAGAGGTATCTTAAAAGCAGGAGAAAGGGCAGTTGCATTGAGAATGGGTTTGTGGCTGGACACTAGCAATGCTGGCCTTCGTGAGAGAAGAATGGGGAAAGAAGGATTCACAATGCAATGGGTCCTTTGGGTGTGGGGCTTGTGTGGACGTAAGGGGTATGCATGTTTAAATGCATGTGGTGGACGAGAGGAGAGGATAAAGTCTTGTAAGTACAGTTTGGGGAGATGAACACAGCATGGTGACTAACAGGTGTTGATGGAAGAGAATAGCTGAAATAGTCTGCCTGTGTGTGAAAGATGAATGTGTACCTTCAGACAGACCATGCTCGTTTCGGGTGTCATTCATTATcaaacagcaaaaaagggaaCCTCCTGGATGAATGACATgcagacaaaacacacaaaaacagtTTTGAGTATCCATATCCCTTGTGGTATTCCATTATTGGTCAAACATTCTGCGTTCAATGTTGTACTTGCAGAACTGGTTTAAATCTAGCCCTTGTAAATTTCTTGGTACAATCCCTGCATGTTATTCTTCTTGCATATTGCTCATTTAGGGGATATACAGTATTTCATAGaatggaaagggcctataaggctgtCAAGTTAAACTCCCTGGAGTTGCAGGGGGGCTTGTAACTAATAGTGTAGAGCATATGATTTGTATgtagacggtcccaggttcagtcaccaACGTCTCCCAGTATGGCTGGGAAACACTCTTGTCTGAAAACATTCCTATAAAACCTACTTGCCTTATTGCTGTTCCTTGCAATTTTGGGAGTAGTTTTCTGCCCCTCCTGCCTTTTCCCTAAGCTTCTGATCAAGAGGGTTGACACTTTTTTGATAATGATACTCCTTTTTAGCATACAAAATTCTCCATAATCTCTACATAAAAGGGCTGCATAAGACTGTGTATTTGGCCCATTCTACAGCTTAAAAAAAGGGAGGCTGCCAGTGAAAGTGTTGCCAAACGTGCAGTCCTATTAATGGTTACTAGAAGTAAAGTTCCACtgttttcagtgggacttaattctgtAGTCAGTGTATACAGGATTGTAGTCTAAGGCAGTGGCTAAAGCGTTGAAGGATTTCTCATGGGAGAAATGGAAGGGGAATGTGGCCAGTGAAGAGCGTTGTGTTGGGGAGGTTTTGAGGTATACATGTGATGCCTTTTCCATAGCACATAGGGGTAGCTGCTTTTTGGGAGAGGGTTCTTGTTGGCATATatgccaccccgggctcctgctgggcggaagggcgggatataaatcaaataataaataatacgtAGTTCCTGTTGAGAATCTGGTTGGAGCACCCTGTCACTTAAAAAATCTCAATGCTTCTTATTGGCATAATGCAACCTTTGCCAATCCAGTGCCTTCCacactgattggggctgatgggagttgcagtccgaacatctggagggtaccaggttggcgaaggctgataTAAGGCATTCTTGTGCCAGCACAGAGTGTATTGCCCAAGCATAACGAGAGAAAGCCTTAGGAGGGAGGTATGGTTGTATATGGTGCAGATGGCAGATGGTGTATGATTCAGGACTGCTTGGCACGTTCCCACtgacttctcttccttggtcccAGGGAGTTGATATTCACCACAATAAGGACCGGAAGGTTCGACGCAAGGAGCCTAAAAGTCAGGATATCTATCTTCGCCTCCTGGTCAAGGTGAGAACCAGGGTGAATGAAAATCTGTGGGCTCAGAGGTAGCTAACAGCCAAAATTCCTGATCAGTATTTTCTCCTTATCCCACCTTCACTCATACTTATTTGTGTGAAGGTATGCTGAACTCCATGGTACTTTTACAGAAGTTGCGATCTAAGGCGAGAGTTCCTAAACTTTTCCTCCCAtgaaccacttaaaaattgccgagggtcttggtagaccacttaatgaATTGTTCTGCCTGCTGtggcaattgtaatatgctgtgctagatgctgtgtgatttttaatagtattacttcttttttcttatatattgtattttattgtagtatattttaaattctatagaattaaaattgtaacacaagaaaatacaatataagaaataaaagaagcaataaaaataatgcgatggatgtgccatctcccatcttgaaacagaaatccacagacacaccgcagcccacctgaatgaagcaggccacagtttgggaatccctgatgTAAGGAATTTGGAGGCCAAGAGTCTGGCCTTCTTTGGAAAAAGATGAAGAATAGTGGGTTATATTTGGAGGCTTTTTGTTGAGCTGGAAGGTGGTTCATGGACTCAatctggaaaggggggggaaaggaggaggccAACAGGACCCCCAAGTTTCATACCAACTCCTTTGTTGCCTCGTCAGCTCTACAGATTTCTTGCTCGAAGGACCAATGCAAAATTCAACAAGGTGATACTCAAACGGCTCTTTATGAGCCGCACCAACAGGCCGCCGCTGTCTGTATCCCGTATGGTAAGTGCAGATTGctcttccaccccacccccaaatctcttTCTTGGTCTCTTTCCAGTTTCACAGGGTGCCTGTACATAACACTTCTCAGATGCTAAGAGCTTCAGGAACCAAGTGTTCTCTAGCTTTGTCATAACACATAACCTCTCCTGCTCCGTCCAGAAATAAACAGGGCCACCTCTGGCGAGACTTTGCCAATGTGGAGCAAAGCATGAAGAAAGGCAGGGAGCAGGACTACATCAGCCCATGGTGTGTCCCCTACCCCCCAAAGTATGTAAGAGCATGAGaaggaccctgctggatcagaccaaatgcccatctaggccattatcctgtcctcacagtggccagacagatgcctacaggaagctcacaggcaggacccgagtacaacagcactctccccacttgtgatttccagcaactgacattcagaggcacactgcctgcaATAGTGGAGATaggacatagccattgtggctggtcaTTGATACATTCTGTTAATTTGTctataatcttcttttaaagccatcctaggtggtggccatcgctacaccttgtgggagcaaattccacagtgtgTAAAGTACTTGCTGTTGGTATTCCGCTTCGTTAGATGGTCCCAGGTCCCAGTATTACGAGAGTGGGGGAATAACGTCTTCCTATCCAATTTTTCTACTTTGCGCATCTTGTAAACCCCTTATCATGTTCCCTcttacctttttttctaaactaaaaaaaggaaaaagaataaTCCCTTTGTAAACCCTGCCAAAAATGTGGATTATTGTGCTGGCTAGAGCCCAGCAAATCTCGTGTGATGTACAACTGGTCAtgttaaccagggctgtggagtcggagtcggaagcaattttgggtggagtcggagttggtagaaacattctgactccagcttcaaaataaattttgattgacagattttttaaaatataaattcaaaatgtcaaagaagcttcccatgaagtcagctgtagttgagcatttcaccataactcaagatggaaaacattttgtgtgtcagtgtatgacacaggacccagatgaagacaaatactgtgatgccaagatcagcgcatattcaggcagcgataaaaatgctcctatgagagcttccaatttaaaaaaacatttacagccctttccagggctgtggagtcggaagcaattttgggtggagtcggagttggacagtagaaaaatagaggagtcggagtcgaaggtttggcgtaccgactccacagccctggtgttaACACAAGTTATGGGAGGAAATAGAGGGGGCAGATCCATACTCCAGCTGTCCCAGTCAAGATAATCTGGGAGTGCAGGTGTACCCATTCAAATATATAAAAGGAGCCCACTTGTCGTATAGTTTATGTGCTGATCAATCAATACATCCACAATAACTGAGGTTACTCTTCCTCCCTCTCCAGATCCGTAAGATGAAGCTTGCAGGCCGGGAAAACAAAACCGCTGTTGTGGTGGGTACAGTGACAGATGACGTTCGCATCCAGGAAATCCCCAAACTGAAGGTAGCTTGGCTAGTAGTGGAGGAGGAGCTGTCCAGATGGAAAAGGGCATGAAGTCAAGAGGCTTTGGAGCAAGAGGAATGATATTTTGAGAGCCTTGTGAACTGGTTATGTATAGGAATCATAAGCATATGATTGCATGGAGATGGTTGGGACATGCACCTGCAATTGTATGTGCAATTAATGACTGGTTATAGCTTGGACTGTCACCTGATTATAATTAATTGTATGAATTTTAGTTCACTAATTAAATCTGCATTCACAATCTGCTGGCTGATTAATCACAGAGCATCCCTTTAGTCAATCAATTGACTAAAATGTTGCATCCCTAATTATAGTTTCGAGTGTAGCTGAAGGTGCAAATCTGTTTTTGAAACAAATTGCAGATTTGGGTACTGTCATGTTGCAACCCATTTCCTTTTTTCATCCAAGGTTTGTGCCCTCAGAGTGACTAAAGGAGCCCGTACCCGCATCCTAAAAGCTGGCGGACAGATCATGACTTTTGACCAGTTAGCCATGGCTGCCCCCAAGGGCCAAGGAACTGTGTTGCTTTCTGGTGAGTCAGAAGAAAGGCACTTTATTGCAAGCCTTGTGAAACTCTTGTTGATGTTAGTTTGCTCAGTATGACTAAAGCCACTCTTCTGATTTCCCTTCTGTAGGACCAAGGAAGGCCCGTGAAGTTTACCGGCATTTCGGCAAGGCCCCTGGAACCCCACACAGTCACACTAAGTGAGTGTCTCAGACCCCTAGGTTTCCTGAGATCCTATTAGCTCTCTTTTTATTTACCCGTTGACTAAAGCCATGCAACACTTCAAAATaatgttcatttttttttaaagtgacttaTCTTGACTTCTGATAGCacacttatttgtttgtttattcgacttattagtcacttatctggctgaattgacAGCTGCTTACTACTTCCTGTTTTTCTGTGGCACCTTCAGTAGTACACTACTTTGTCTTACAAATGCATTGCTTGCTCATGGTCTTCTCTTATTTCTTTTTTCTGACTTATATGCAATACATTTGAATCCGATTCTCCTTCCAAGGAACCAAATCTCACAGTGTTCTTCTGAATCTTACAGCTGTCCCATGGAAGAGTTGGTTAGGCCATCCTGTGAGCATCATAATTTTAACAGGTTTAATATTAACTTGGTTTCCAGACCAAGCATTCCAGCCATGGCAGCATACTTAATTTCCTTTGACCCGCCTTTTAATTCCTTTTAATTTGTCCAGCCACAGACATCATTTCAACCCTTTGATTTAAGGAAGTGTGGAGCAGGCTGCAAAACTGGGAGCTAAAAGGGCACTCTAGACAATGCTCTCTCAAAATTGCAGTCTTAGAATTGCCGAGAGTTACTAGGGTTTGAGGTGAAGGGAACTAGAGAACCCTGTAGGTTTTCTACGTGTGGGAAGGGAGCCCTTTTGGATAAGGAAGGTGAAGGAAAGAATCTGGAAGTGAAACAGTCAAAGGATCTTGCAGCTCTTCTGAGTCTGCTGTGTGCATATCGTCTCCCCAAAGCATTATATCTACTACATAATAAAAGGCTCATTTGTGTTACTAACTCctcttccattttccactttccaGGCCATACATCCGATCCAAGGGCCGCAAGTTTGAACGGGCTCGAGGTCGCCGTGCCAGTCGAGGCTACAAAAACTAAATTCGTTCTTGAAATTTTGAGGGCTGACGTTACAGGATTAAATTTGCAATGCTGAGTATAAGTTAATACCCCAATGTggtgtcattatttatttatttattttaaaatatttctagcctgctctattttaaccagaaactcagagcggcgGACAGCAGCAATAGAATAAAAACTATACAATACACCcaatacatacaatcaacaagttaaaaaacatacaaaaaatttaTGCTACTATCgtaatttgttaaaattcctaTTCTGCGTTTAGTTTAAACGCCGTCTGGAAAAGGAGTGTCTTAACCTGGCGGCAGAATGCCAAAAGCGAAGGGGCCAACCGTACCTCTACTggtaaagcattccagagtctGGGAGCGATGACAGAGAACGCCCTATCTCTAGTTCTTGATAAATGAGCTTGTGAGGCTGAAGGAATCACAAGAAGCATATCCTCAGAGGACCTCAATGCACGGGAGGGTTCATAACAAGACAACCGGTCGGACAAATAggcagggcccaagccgtgtagggctttaaaggttaacaccagcactttgaattgagtccggaaacACAGCGGCAGCCAATGGAGTTGCTGTAACAGAGGGGTAGTATGTGCTCGAAGGGCGGCCCCGGTCAGCATTCTCACTGCTGCTCGttgaaccagtttaagtttccgaactgtcttcaatggcagccccacgtagagtgcgttgcagtaatcaagccgggatgtaactagggcATGCGTTACCCTCGTCAGATCGGACGTctctagaaacgggcgcagttggctaaccagtcttagctgggcaaaagcgctcctggacactgcagagacctgggcttcCAGGTTCAAGGCTGAGTCCAGAAGCACCCGGGAACCTGcgtctttagggggagtgtaaccctgtccaatACAGGTAGATTCCCTATTTCCAGATT belongs to Rhineura floridana isolate rRhiFlo1 chromosome 11, rRhiFlo1.hap2, whole genome shotgun sequence and includes:
- the RPL18 gene encoding large ribosomal subunit protein eL18; the protein is MVHVQPQTRCREKSRPFPSRLFLPTILCAFASSSFPFFFPGAADAAMGVDIHHNKDRKVRRKEPKSQDIYLRLLVKLYRFLARRTNAKFNKVILKRLFMSRTNRPPLSVSRMIRKMKLAGRENKTAVVVGTVTDDVRIQEIPKLKVCALRVTKGARTRILKAGGQIMTFDQLAMAAPKGQGTVLLSGPRKAREVYRHFGKAPGTPHSHTKPYIRSKGRKFERARGRRASRGYKN